Below is a window of Lacrimispora xylanolytica DNA.
CTGTAACCTTAGTCAGATTCTTTAAAGGTCTGGCGACGCTTCTTGCCACAATATACATGGTAACTATCAAAACAACACCAATAAGAAGAAAGAGAACTGTCATGCTTACGCCTGCCGCGGAAGCCACCCGGGTAAAATCCGCCTGGTCCACAGTAACGATTGCTTTCCAGTCCGCACTGTCGATCATTCGTGTAATGCCACAGGCCACATTCCCTTTATTATGATATGTAATGACACGTTTGCCCGGATTTTCATAGTCTGCCATCATTTCCCCAGGGAGTCCGATTTCTTTGATATTTTTTAAGACCTCATTCTCGTCAGGGCTTACCAGTATGATACCAGACGTACTGATGAGGCGTACCTGGCCGCTTTCATGAGATAACTTATAACTTTGTATCTGCTTGGTAAGGTTTGTGAGCTTTACATCAAGAGCCGCAACTCCTAACATTTTGTTACCAGAAGTATCATAAACAGGTGCCGAGAAGGTGATTACCTGTTCTCCGGTATCCAGATCCACATATGGCTCCGTAATTATGTATCCTTTTTTCAGCTGGTCATCTGTTTTAAATACATAATCCCTTTCATTTAAACGGAAGTCCGGATCTGCTACCCAGTCTCCTCCGTCAAAGGCGATATTGGTATCTGCATCTGCATAATATGCGGATAAAATCTCATCGTCAGACTCCATCGTCTTCTTCAGCATGCCATAGGTCGACGGCCAGTACTGAGAGCTTTTTAACTCTTCTCTGGAACTGGTGGTCATAAGAAGATTCATACCGCTGTAATCTTTTGCCATCTGCTGGGCTACGGAAATATACCTTTTAAAATAGCTGTCTGCCTCTACCGTCATCTTGTCTGCAGAAAGCGCTGCTATGCTGCTCTCCGAAGAAATAACTGTCTTTCTGGTAAAGGATATCATTAAAATACCCGTACATATCATGAAGAAGATAACAACCCCTCCAATGATTAATAGGATTCTTGTTTCAATTTTTTTCATACGACTTTCCTCTCTGCGATCATAGCATAAATCAATGTCTAGTATTATGTCATCTGAAAAAGAAAAAGTCAACTTGGTTATAGACAATTTTTTCCATTAAGATACAATTTATGACAATTCGTTGCACTTGTCCTAATTTTCTTAAAAGTTTGATTTGTTTTCAAAAGTTCTTATGGGGGTTAAAGATGAAAAATAGAGATAATATCCTGATTTAATTTTTTTGATTTGATTTGTATGAGCAATTCCTCTACAGCAGAAATGGTTGCTGTCATGCAAAGAAAGACCGCTGCCTTTTCCACTCCAAGGAACATAAATAGCAGAGGAAAGCAAAAAAGCAGAAATCCTGTTGCCTTATTTCCATAGGTGTGAAGAAACACAAAGGTTTTGTATTTAAGTAAAGAAACAATACCCGAGGCAATCCGGATGCCTCCGATTGCTCCTATCCACAGTATAATAGTTAAAGTTAGATCAAGGTACGGAAACATCATATAAAGTACGATAAGGATCATGATAAAATCACCCAGGCTGTCAAGGGCCGCACCAAACTTACTGGAAGCTCCAAATCTTCTGGCAAAATACCCGTCAAGCATATCACTCAGCCCGCACATAAAATAAATTGCAAAAAAACCGGTCGAGAGAGGCCGGGTCAAGAGAAGGAGGAGAGATAACAGGATTCTCATTGCAGATAAGGTATTCGGAATATATTTCATCTTTGTTTCCTTTTTGCCTCCTGCTGCCAGGAGGAATCTATACTTCCCTTTCTATTATACGTTCATATAACAGAAATAGGAAGTAAAGTTTCTCTCTGACTGGCACTTAAATCATCCAGTAATTATCGTTACATACCACACTTCTATAAGTCTCGAATTTAGACCATTTATTTACAAATGCTACTCTGTTATCCTTTTCCAGCAAATTATACTCCTTAAAGAAACGGTCCACATCTTTTTTGGAGGTCACTAAAAGGGCAAAACCTCTTTCATCCAGAACGGGAAGACCGGAATATTCATATTCCGTCAGGCTTATGATGTCCTTTATAAAAGCACCGCGGATGAGAATTGCTGCAGAACGCTCAACATCAATGATATCAAAGTATTCCGGATAGTGAAAGCTATCACCCTTTATTGGAACGGCATCCCCCACATGGTAGGTCGTATCTGCGGAATTTGGCTTTGAGAGGAATGCATGCTCCAGATTAAAGTAAAATTCTTCAAATATGTAGCCCTCTGCCCAGATCGAATCCTTTTCAAAATACGGCTTTTTCGTTTGGCATTCCACATGCTCAACCACTCCGCAGGCAGATGTCATGTGGCTTAAACGGTCAATGAGAATCAGCTCACCAAGAGTCTTATGATTTTTAAATAAATCTGCCACAACATTCTCGGAACATTCGATTTCACAAAACAGGATTTCATTTTTAACTCCTCTGTCCGTTTTTATATGTTCACCGGTGTTGACATCAACCTTATATTCAATCTTTTTAATAATGGCGGGAAGCCGCTTCGTCCCAAGCTTAATGAGATAATTCTTGGCCGCACTTAAAGGCTCATCATCCATCCAAAGCAGAGAAGCCTTTATATTCTTTCCAATCGGAAGGGACTCATTGTCCGTGAGAACACAGCCTCTGCTCACATCCACTTCCCGGTCCAGCTGAATGGTAACCGCCTGCCCGTAAAATGCCTCCGAAACCTCCTTATCCCCAACAAGAATCCGCTCTACTCTGGCGCTTTCACTGCCTGGCAGTGAGTAAAGCTTTTGACCGGTTTTCACCTTGCCCGACTCGATCTGTCCCTGAAATCCTCTGAATTCATGATTCGGGCGGCATACTCTTTGCACCGGCAGATAGAAATCATCAAGATTTTCGCTCTCAGATATATCCACGGTTTCTAAATGCTCCATCAGAGTCTCACCCTGGTACCAGTCCATACGGTCTGATCTTTTTGTTACATTATCTCCTTCCGTTGCACTGACCGGTATGATCTTGATGTTTTTCAGGGACAGCTCTTTAGAAAGCGCAAGGATTTCCTTCTTTATCTCGTTGAATCTTTCTTCCTGGTAATCAGCTAAATCCATCTTATTGACCGCAAAGACAAAATGATGGATTCCCATTAAGGCACAAATCCGTGAATGGCGCCTTGTCTGTACCAGGACGCCTTGCTTGGCATCTACTAAAATTACTGCCAGATTGGCAAAGGAAGCTCCTACTGCCATATTTCTCGTATATTCCTCATGGC
It encodes the following:
- a CDS encoding CDP-alcohol phosphatidyltransferase family protein → MKYIPNTLSAMRILLSLLLLLTRPLSTGFFAIYFMCGLSDMLDGYFARRFGASSKFGAALDSLGDFIMILIVLYMMFPYLDLTLTIILWIGAIGGIRIASGIVSLLKYKTFVFLHTYGNKATGFLLFCFPLLFMFLGVEKAAVFLCMTATISAVEELLIQIKSKKLNQDIISIFHL
- a CDS encoding sulfate adenylyltransferase subunit 1; translated protein: MSGLLKFITCGSVDDGKSTLIGHILYDSKLLYADQEKALLLDSKVGSRGGEIDYSLLLDGLMAEREQGITIDVAYRYFTTERRSFIVADTPGHEEYTRNMAVGASFANLAVILVDAKQGVLVQTRRHSRICALMGIHHFVFAVNKMDLADYQEERFNEIKKEILALSKELSLKNIKIIPVSATEGDNVTKRSDRMDWYQGETLMEHLETVDISESENLDDFYLPVQRVCRPNHEFRGFQGQIESGKVKTGQKLYSLPGSESARVERILVGDKEVSEAFYGQAVTIQLDREVDVSRGCVLTDNESLPIGKNIKASLLWMDDEPLSAAKNYLIKLGTKRLPAIIKKIEYKVDVNTGEHIKTDRGVKNEILFCEIECSENVVADLFKNHKTLGELILIDRLSHMTSACGVVEHVECQTKKPYFEKDSIWAEGYIFEEFYFNLEHAFLSKPNSADTTYHVGDAVPIKGDSFHYPEYFDIIDVERSAAILIRGAFIKDIISLTEYEYSGLPVLDERGFALLVTSKKDVDRFFKEYNLLEKDNRVAFVNKWSKFETYRSVVCNDNYWMI